From Candidatus Eisenbacteria bacterium, the proteins below share one genomic window:
- a CDS encoding DUF3078 domain-containing protein, with amino-acid sequence MKSIFRVCQKGFRIFGLVLLVAAAGLQNTQAEEKEIEVGKWYPTLESGITMTQSSYSDNWSGGDEGSIVWTFITNATLENQLNPKTNWNNELKLAYGQTLQQSMRDNGEKKWDRPEKSTDLLSFETIFRFTMGWAVDPFISGRFESQFQDASDPCGRTLALNPLKFKESVGFARHFINEEERSLLSRFGFALRQNSRKLFVQACSNAPSLSNETKSETSMDGGIEWVTDYNTKILENRVSWTSKLTLYQPIFYSGNDKFDDLSVEMLEAAGLASDIGDFTTVIDADWENVFTTQITKLISVNLYMRWIYDKYDNSVPPVLTDDGGLKNPADIKAAVRKSGQFKETLALGLTYRFF; translated from the coding sequence ATGAAGTCTATTTTCAGGGTCTGTCAGAAGGGATTCCGCATCTTCGGCCTCGTTCTCTTAGTCGCCGCCGCGGGGTTGCAGAACACCCAGGCCGAGGAGAAGGAAATCGAGGTCGGTAAATGGTATCCCACGCTCGAGAGCGGCATCACCATGACTCAGAGCTCCTACAGCGACAATTGGTCGGGGGGCGACGAAGGCTCGATCGTGTGGACATTTATCACCAATGCCACGCTCGAGAATCAACTCAATCCAAAGACCAATTGGAACAATGAGCTGAAGCTCGCCTATGGGCAGACCCTTCAGCAATCGATGCGGGACAATGGGGAGAAGAAATGGGATCGGCCTGAGAAGTCAACAGATCTCCTCAGTTTCGAAACGATCTTTCGTTTCACCATGGGTTGGGCGGTCGATCCCTTTATTTCAGGCAGGTTCGAGAGCCAGTTCCAGGATGCGTCCGATCCGTGCGGAAGAACTCTTGCCTTGAACCCATTGAAGTTCAAGGAGTCGGTCGGTTTTGCCAGGCACTTCATCAATGAAGAGGAGCGCTCCTTATTGAGCCGTTTCGGTTTTGCGCTGCGCCAAAACTCCCGCAAACTCTTTGTCCAAGCCTGTTCTAATGCCCCCTCCCTCTCTAATGAAACAAAATCGGAAACATCAATGGACGGCGGTATTGAATGGGTCACCGACTACAATACGAAGATCCTGGAGAACCGCGTCTCTTGGACCTCCAAGTTGACGCTCTATCAGCCGATCTTCTACTCGGGGAATGATAAATTCGACGATTTATCAGTCGAGATGCTGGAAGCGGCCGGTCTAGCTTCAGATATCGGTGATTTCACCACGGTGATCGACGCTGATTGGGAAAATGTTTTCACCACTCAGATCACGAAACTGATTTCCGTGAATCTCTACATGAGATGGATCTACGACAAGTATGACAACTCCGTTCCTCCTGTCTTGACGGATGACGGCGGGCTGAAGAATCCGGCGGATATCAAAGCTGCGGTCAGAAAATCCGGGCAATTCAAGGAAACTCTGGCGCTGGGGCTGACATATAGATTCTTCTAG
- a CDS encoding SpoIID/LytB domain-containing protein: MMQTPRFAGIRMALQEIHVLGYRARLLLLCGLFQCVPHCTLGGDIPHAEPVVYIALSETARKISISCAGTFRVGRWGTHRRPTRGYPGERWTFTIHGHQIQASDDAGLSRGLFKEKVYIYPEDPRTPLCLDGAKYRGEFILESIEGGTLRIINAVGLESYLKGVLPAELGRPGEKGFDALKAQAVAARSYTLYQMAQRREGPFDLLPSEADQVYLGMDGEDPRANEAVESTWGIVALYKGRIIRANYSSTCAGKTASASAVWPKGGDFPYLRARKDSQNGEDFCSKAPYYRWEEVWDCHELYEVVRKNLWRSQDKLKGKDPGPVEKMTILSRTPSGRVAELGVWTQSGRYIVRGDEVRWVLRRTNGAPLRSSFIGALRKKEEKGRCFMVLEGGGFGHGVGLCQTGAMEMSRQGYNYLQILRHYYKDIDIQQIYDGRRNRKSSGPPG, translated from the coding sequence ATGATGCAGACTCCAAGATTCGCGGGAATCCGGATGGCGTTACAAGAGATCCATGTGCTTGGGTATCGAGCCCGTCTTCTGCTGCTTTGCGGCCTCTTCCAGTGTGTGCCTCATTGTACATTAGGTGGCGATATTCCGCACGCCGAGCCGGTTGTTTATATCGCTCTCTCTGAAACAGCCCGCAAGATCTCTATTTCCTGCGCCGGAACCTTTCGTGTCGGGCGTTGGGGGACGCACAGGCGCCCGACAAGAGGCTATCCGGGTGAAAGATGGACTTTTACAATTCATGGGCATCAGATACAGGCATCCGATGATGCGGGGCTGTCACGGGGACTTTTTAAGGAAAAGGTCTATATTTATCCCGAGGATCCCCGGACACCATTGTGCTTGGATGGTGCGAAGTACCGGGGTGAGTTCATCCTCGAATCGATTGAGGGGGGAACGCTCAGAATTATCAATGCCGTGGGGCTCGAATCCTACTTGAAAGGGGTGTTGCCGGCGGAACTGGGCCGGCCCGGCGAGAAGGGGTTCGATGCGCTCAAGGCCCAGGCCGTCGCCGCCCGCAGCTATACCCTCTATCAAATGGCTCAACGGCGGGAGGGGCCTTTTGACCTGCTTCCCAGCGAGGCGGATCAGGTCTATCTGGGGATGGATGGGGAGGATCCCAGGGCGAATGAAGCCGTGGAATCCACATGGGGGATTGTGGCGCTCTATAAGGGCCGGATCATCCGCGCCAATTATAGCTCCACCTGCGCCGGCAAGACGGCTTCGGCTTCTGCGGTCTGGCCGAAAGGGGGGGATTTCCCCTATCTCCGGGCCCGGAAGGATAGTCAGAATGGGGAGGATTTCTGCTCCAAGGCCCCCTACTACCGGTGGGAGGAGGTCTGGGATTGCCATGAGTTGTATGAGGTTGTCCGAAAAAACCTCTGGCGCAGTCAGGACAAGCTCAAGGGAAAGGACCCCGGTCCCGTCGAGAAGATGACCATCCTCAGCCGGACGCCTTCGGGGCGTGTCGCCGAATTGGGGGTCTGGACCCAGAGTGGCCGCTATATCGTTCGGGGTGATGAGGTTCGATGGGTCCTCCGCCGAACGAATGGCGCCCCGTTGCGCTCCTCCTTCATCGGCGCGCTCAGGAAAAAGGAGGAGAAAGGCCGGTGTTTCATGGTCCTTGAAGGCGGTGGGTTTGGACATGGTGTGGGGCTGTGCCAGACCGGGGCCATGGAGATGTCCCGCCAAGGATACAATTACCTCCAAATCCTGCGGCATTACTACAAGGATATAGATATCCAGCAGATCTATGACGGTCGCAGAAATCGGAAATCGTCGGGCCCTCCCGGCTAA